From a single Oncorhynchus nerka isolate Pitt River linkage group LG11, Oner_Uvic_2.0, whole genome shotgun sequence genomic region:
- the LOC115137696 gene encoding C-type lectin domain family 4 member E-like, whose amino-acid sequence MEIEEDIYANVEEIRVKDCNDLAAGYETLHQSPQAGTRLKHENQNSQPWRMATVSLGLLCVVLLITVTSLSVHYDEQYYGLSRLQTSYNNLTEEKLRLQRSVSEQEKKISELGPCPDGWRRHRCNCYYLSNNSKTWSESRQDCRERGADLLIINSREEQHFLNTLGRKMHFWIGLTDSEQEGIWKWVDGTTSTTTQFWREGEPNNAQGGENCAVFNSFRDTLGIIQSWNDQPCSLLIRWVCNYTPNVSS is encoded by the exons ATGGAGATAGAAGAGGACATCTATGCCAATGTAGAGGAGATCCGTGTGAAAGACTGTAATGATCTGGCTGCAGGTTACGAGACATTACACCAGAGTCCACAGGCTGGAACAA GACTGAAGCATGAGAATCAGAACTCTCAGCCTTGGAGGATGGCTACAGTTTCCCTGGGCCTGCTGTGTGTTGTCTTACTGATCACAGTCACAAGCCTCTCTGTGCATT ATGATGAACAGTACTACGGACTGTCCAGACTCCAGACTTCATACAACAACCTGACTGAGGAGAAACTCCGGCTGCAGAGGTCAGTTTCAGAGCAGGAGAAGAAGATATCAGAGCTTG GACCCTGTCCTGATGGCTGGAGGAGACACAGATGTAACTGTTATTACTTATCTAATAACAGTAAAACTTGGAGTGAGAGCAGacaagactgcagagagagaggagcagatctgttgatcataaacagcagagaggaacag CATTTTCTAAACACATTGGGGAGGAAAATGCATTTCTGGATTGGTCTGACTGACTCAGAGCAGGAAGGGATCTGGAAATGGGTGGATGGAACAACATCAACCACAACACA GttctggagagaaggagagccaAATAATGCCCAGGGGGGTGAGAACTGTGCAGTCTTCAACAGCTTCAGAGATACCCTGGGAATTATACAATCATGGAATGACCAGCCTTGCTCATTGCTTATCCGTTGGGTATGCAACTACACACCTAACGTGTCCTCCTAA